One window of Aerococcus tenax genomic DNA carries:
- a CDS encoding metallophosphoesterase family protein, which yields MLRFVHAADLHLGQTMKKIKKQNHKVYQALRQATIDSYNRLIDIAINEEVDCVLLAGDLYDSPEGTLAEQFALVKGLERLDQAGIASFILFGNHDYKSQKEKHLASPASTRVFPRQVTTLEFTTARGDQVAITGFSYPKRWLTEDYSQYFPKRYNHVDYHIGMFHGQESQGNSQQDHYAPFQKSHLQQLAYDYWALGHIHAAQQLSGQTPIVYPGNIQGTHFKETGPKGGVLVSLEQGKDPIIESIETTDWQFKVHQAIAPPIHGVSDLQALFQKAYQAELDQARAEGLHYVLRLHYRVDGSDNDSLAFWEDYAKDLFDQLQWQYQDQNDVFLADLRFEVKGSKRLDQSSLYEQALMETLDHYQDPGAFDQALNELLDHPLWQRHLQPAISLSQFQEDVLVATRNKILLSLYQK from the coding sequence TTGTTACGCTTTGTTCATGCGGCTGACCTGCATCTCGGTCAAACAATGAAAAAAATAAAAAAACAAAATCATAAAGTGTACCAAGCCTTAAGGCAAGCGACCATTGACTCCTACAATCGTTTGATCGATATTGCCATCAATGAGGAGGTTGACTGTGTCTTACTCGCAGGAGACCTCTATGACAGTCCTGAGGGGACCTTGGCAGAACAGTTTGCCCTCGTTAAGGGCTTGGAGCGCTTGGACCAGGCAGGCATCGCCTCTTTTATTTTGTTTGGTAACCATGACTATAAGAGCCAAAAAGAAAAACACCTGGCCTCGCCAGCCTCTACCCGGGTCTTTCCACGGCAGGTAACTACTCTAGAGTTTACTACCGCTAGGGGTGACCAGGTGGCTATTACCGGCTTTTCTTATCCCAAGCGCTGGTTAACGGAAGATTATAGCCAATATTTTCCTAAGCGTTATAATCATGTAGACTACCACATTGGTATGTTTCACGGCCAGGAAAGTCAGGGAAACAGCCAACAAGACCACTATGCCCCTTTTCAAAAAAGTCATTTACAACAATTAGCCTATGACTATTGGGCCTTGGGGCATATTCATGCAGCCCAACAATTATCCGGACAAACACCTATCGTCTATCCCGGCAATATCCAAGGGACCCATTTCAAAGAAACTGGTCCTAAAGGTGGTGTCCTCGTCTCGCTTGAACAAGGAAAGGATCCAATCATTGAAAGCATCGAAACGACTGATTGGCAATTTAAAGTCCACCAAGCGATTGCGCCTCCAATTCACGGGGTCAGTGATTTGCAAGCACTTTTCCAAAAAGCATATCAAGCTGAACTGGACCAGGCAAGAGCAGAGGGCTTACATTATGTTTTGCGCCTCCATTATCGCGTGGACGGCTCAGACAACGATAGCTTGGCTTTCTGGGAGGACTATGCCAAGGACTTATTCGACCAATTACAGTGGCAGTACCAAGACCAGAATGACGTTTTTCTGGCTGACTTGCGCTTTGAAGTCAAAGGAAGCAAAAGGTTGGACCAGTCCAGTTTATACGAGCAGGCCTTGATGGAAACCCTCGACCACTATCAGGATCCAGGAGCCTTTGACCAGGCGTTAAATGAACTATTAGACCACCCACTTTGGCAGCGCCACTTGCAGCCGGCCATCTCACTAAGCCAGTTCCAAGAAGACGTCCTAGTCGCAACTAGAAATAAAATTTTACTCTCTCTCTATCAAAAATAA
- a CDS encoding YlbF family regulator, producing MANIYDTINQLERDIRELDAYDALSEAMDKLLNDDEARELYINFRNYQTSVQTKMQLGQELSEEDVKKAEDMQKTLANNAVLSELMQKEQQLNQYVEDVNQAVGRPIREIYDRANQATKLSSEDKDGE from the coding sequence TTGGCAAATATTTACGATACCATTAACCAATTAGAACGTGACATTCGCGAATTAGACGCTTATGACGCCTTAAGTGAGGCGATGGATAAGCTTCTTAATGATGACGAAGCACGTGAACTCTACATTAATTTTAGAAACTATCAAACTAGCGTCCAAACTAAGATGCAATTAGGTCAAGAGTTAAGTGAAGAGGATGTTAAAAAAGCTGAAGACATGCAAAAAACTTTGGCTAACAATGCGGTCTTAAGTGAGTTAATGCAAAAAGAACAACAACTCAACCAATACGTTGAAGATGTTAACCAAGCGGTTGGTCGTCCTATTCGTGAGATCTATGACCGTGCTAACCAAGCAACTAAACTCAGTTCAGAAGATAAAGATGGCGAATAA
- a CDS encoding transglycosylase domain-containing protein: MNEGEQQESSWFDKVKAFLGHYWKKFRLTKWLIFLVLLIIFIFESYLVVGAKMTNVDDLQARLQMTTEIYDQSDQAVGEMADGRGTYVSLNQISPNIQNAVISTEDKRFYQHPGFDIIGIGRAMVGYVVHRGNVVGGGSTLTQQLVKNSFLTNEQSLLRKFKELFIALEVEKKYSKDQILEMYLNHTYFGNGVYGVENASLKYFGTHAADLNLPNAAVLAGALKGPSLYNPIDNYEEAQGRRNLVLSLMSNNDFISETEAQNAQGTVMPQMNNPVASDQSKYPYYFDSVLEEAINKFGLTEEEVMNGGYKIYTNLNPTYQSQLEAAYENKQLFPTNNSGQASQSATVALDPYNGGVLASVGGVGDYHFRGFNRSTQMKRQPGSTLKPLNVYVPALEHGFSKNDQVPDEVRSYGTDNYRPENWNHQSNGDLPLWEALALSKNTSAVWLMDQVGVNTAMKKLDAFGIPYTDKDLSLASALGGLTEGVSPIQLASAYTAFPNNGKRSEAYFIRKIIGPNGEEVVKEQSPKQNTVMSQGVAKEMTSMMLAVYDGNYTGSQAEPPGYQVAGKTGTVELTLDDPHAAGYNDEWFVAYTPDVVVTSWFGFDQTSSENYISAYSGVNSHSSFNTILQGILANSPGTPFQVESAAKQYGNRFEYNNGEGASQSPHSNSDNEDVINRIIDGGRNLFDYFRGLL; this comes from the coding sequence ATGAATGAGGGAGAACAGCAAGAAAGTTCCTGGTTTGACAAGGTCAAAGCCTTTTTAGGTCACTACTGGAAGAAATTTCGCCTGACGAAGTGGCTAATCTTTCTTGTCCTCTTGATCATCTTTATTTTCGAATCTTATTTAGTGGTTGGGGCAAAGATGACTAATGTCGATGACTTACAAGCCCGGCTCCAAATGACTACTGAGATTTATGACCAATCTGACCAAGCCGTTGGGGAAATGGCTGACGGACGCGGAACCTATGTGTCCTTAAATCAGATTTCACCTAATATTCAAAATGCTGTCATATCGACTGAAGATAAGCGCTTTTACCAACATCCTGGCTTTGATATTATCGGGATCGGCCGGGCCATGGTGGGCTATGTGGTTCACCGCGGAAATGTGGTTGGAGGGGGATCCACTCTGACCCAGCAATTAGTAAAAAATTCCTTCTTAACTAATGAACAGAGCCTGCTGAGAAAGTTTAAAGAACTCTTTATCGCCCTAGAAGTGGAGAAGAAATATTCTAAGGATCAAATTCTAGAAATGTATCTCAATCATACCTATTTTGGTAATGGGGTTTATGGGGTAGAAAATGCGTCCTTAAAATACTTTGGCACCCATGCTGCTGACCTTAATTTACCTAATGCGGCAGTCCTAGCCGGAGCCTTGAAGGGGCCCAGCCTCTATAATCCGATTGATAATTATGAAGAAGCTCAAGGACGCCGAAATTTGGTGCTTTCCCTGATGAGTAATAATGATTTTATCAGTGAAACTGAGGCCCAAAATGCTCAAGGTACAGTGATGCCACAGATGAATAATCCGGTGGCTAGTGACCAATCCAAGTACCCTTATTATTTCGACAGCGTCTTAGAGGAAGCGATCAATAAGTTTGGTTTGACCGAAGAAGAGGTTATGAATGGAGGGTATAAGATTTATACCAATCTTAACCCAACCTACCAAAGTCAGTTAGAGGCTGCCTATGAGAATAAGCAACTCTTCCCAACTAACAATAGTGGTCAGGCTTCGCAAAGTGCGACCGTGGCCCTAGACCCCTATAATGGCGGTGTCTTAGCCAGTGTTGGTGGGGTGGGCGACTATCACTTCCGTGGCTTTAATCGGTCTACTCAAATGAAACGGCAACCAGGTTCAACACTCAAACCTTTAAATGTTTATGTTCCAGCCCTAGAACATGGTTTTTCAAAGAATGACCAAGTGCCTGATGAAGTCCGCTCTTACGGGACTGACAACTACCGACCTGAAAACTGGAACCACCAATCGAATGGCGACTTACCGCTCTGGGAAGCCTTGGCCCTAAGTAAAAACACCTCAGCAGTTTGGTTGATGGACCAAGTGGGGGTCAATACAGCCATGAAGAAACTTGATGCTTTCGGTATTCCTTATACGGATAAGGACCTCTCCTTAGCCAGTGCCTTGGGTGGGTTGACGGAAGGGGTTTCACCTATTCAGCTAGCCAGTGCTTATACAGCCTTTCCTAATAATGGGAAACGTTCCGAGGCCTACTTTATCCGAAAAATTATCGGTCCTAATGGTGAGGAAGTGGTTAAGGAACAAAGTCCTAAGCAAAACACGGTGATGTCTCAAGGCGTTGCTAAGGAAATGACCAGCATGATGCTAGCGGTTTATGATGGAAACTATACCGGTTCTCAAGCTGAACCACCGGGTTACCAAGTAGCTGGGAAGACGGGAACAGTTGAATTGACTTTGGATGATCCTCATGCAGCGGGCTATAATGATGAATGGTTTGTTGCCTATACTCCTGATGTGGTAGTGACTTCCTGGTTTGGTTTTGACCAAACCTCTTCGGAAAATTATATTTCCGCCTACTCTGGAGTTAATTCCCACTCTAGTTTCAATACCATCCTCCAAGGAATCCTGGCTAACAGTCCGGGAACTCCATTCCAGGTGGAATCAGCGGCTAAGCAATACGGTAATCGTTTTGAATATAATAACGGAGAAGGGGCTAGTCAATCACCTCACTCCAATTCAGACAATGAAGACGTAATCAACCGAATTATTGATGGTGGGCGAAATCTCTTTGATTATTTTAGAGGTCTACTTTAG
- the trmL gene encoding tRNA (uridine(34)/cytosine(34)/5-carboxymethylaminomethyluridine(34)-2'-O)-methyltransferase TrmL — protein MTNHIVLFEPEIPANTGNIARTCAATDTHLHLIEPLGFQTDDKHLKRAGLDYWDALDITYHDDLKAFMNYLDGRPLYLISKFATKNYTDIDYMTHKKRGEDIFLMFGKETTGLPEAFMHEHEDQCLRLPMDDTHVRCLNLSNCAAICIYEVLRQQAFNDLELIHSYDHDKLANLKKD, from the coding sequence ATGACAAACCATATTGTATTATTTGAACCAGAAATTCCAGCCAATACTGGAAATATTGCTCGTACCTGTGCAGCGACTGACACCCACCTGCACTTAATCGAACCCCTGGGTTTTCAAACGGATGATAAACATTTGAAGCGGGCTGGACTCGATTATTGGGATGCCTTAGACATTACCTATCATGACGACTTGAAGGCCTTTATGAATTATTTGGATGGTCGGCCTTTGTATTTAATCAGTAAATTCGCTACCAAGAATTATACCGATATTGATTACATGACCCATAAAAAGCGGGGAGAAGATATCTTCCTCATGTTTGGTAAGGAAACCACGGGTCTACCGGAAGCCTTTATGCATGAACATGAAGACCAATGCCTGCGTCTGCCTATGGATGATACCCATGTCCGCTGCCTGAATTTGTCCAATTGTGCAGCCATTTGTATCTATGAAGTCCTCCGTCAACAAGCCTTCAATGACTTAGAGCTTATCCATAGCTATGACCATGACAAATTAGCAAATTTAAAAAAAGATTAA
- a CDS encoding xanthine phosphoribosyltransferase: MANLKQRILEDGKVFPNNVLKVDSFLNHQIDPSVISDIADKIIAHYQGREITKIVTVEASGIAPSIIIAEKLGVPMVFAKKQQPSTLKDQAVYGSKVHSYTKDTDSFVIISKQYLSPDDKVLIIDDFLANGEAAMGLIDIVNQAQAEVVGVGICIEKSFQDGRQRILDAGVDLYSEVRIASLANSKVEFAEGH, from the coding sequence GTGGCAAACTTAAAGCAACGGATTCTTGAAGATGGTAAAGTATTTCCGAACAACGTTTTGAAGGTTGATTCATTCCTCAACCACCAAATTGACCCTAGTGTCATCAGTGATATTGCTGATAAAATCATTGCTCACTACCAAGGTCGCGAAATTACCAAAATTGTTACCGTCGAAGCTTCCGGGATCGCACCATCGATTATCATCGCCGAAAAATTAGGGGTTCCTATGGTTTTCGCTAAGAAGCAACAACCATCTACCCTTAAGGACCAAGCTGTTTACGGGAGTAAGGTGCATAGTTACACCAAGGATACCGATAGTTTTGTGATTATCAGTAAACAATACTTAAGTCCAGACGATAAGGTTCTGATTATCGATGATTTCTTAGCCAATGGTGAAGCTGCTATGGGACTCATTGATATTGTTAACCAAGCCCAAGCTGAAGTGGTAGGTGTGGGTATCTGTATTGAAAAATCCTTCCAAGATGGCCGCCAACGCATCCTCGATGCCGGCGTTGACCTCTATTCAGAAGTGCGGATCGCCTCTCTAGCCAACAGTAAAGTCGAATTTGCCGAAGGGCACTAA
- a CDS encoding 2-hydroxyacid dehydrogenase codes for MKIVSVQPLNVAKELIDELAQPLIEDGHDFVYYEDKTTDPKEMAKRSEGAEILIIDSTPFPEEVASSLEDTQLVDVAFTGVDHVAMDVLKDKGIMVNNASGYANQAVAELSLGLTLALYRHLQANDQETRKGSQLSQVYQGRELAGKTVGIIGTGSIGLATAALFKAFGANLIAYSRSEKEEAKALGIEYHSLEEVMAESDIVSIHLPNNAQTKGMISKEMIGKMKSSAVLINVARGPIVDNEALAQALNDEKIAGAGIDVFDSEPPLTDDYPLLHAKNIQLTPHVGYLTDEAMVKLAKTAFDNIYHYLKDDPQNIVTE; via the coding sequence ATGAAAATCGTTAGTGTCCAACCTTTAAATGTAGCAAAAGAATTGATTGATGAATTGGCCCAGCCCTTAATTGAGGATGGGCATGACTTTGTGTATTATGAAGATAAGACCACAGATCCTAAAGAAATGGCTAAGCGCTCAGAGGGGGCTGAAATCCTGATTATTGATTCTACCCCTTTCCCAGAGGAAGTGGCCTCCAGCTTAGAGGATACTCAATTAGTGGATGTGGCCTTTACCGGAGTAGACCATGTGGCTATGGATGTTCTTAAAGACAAGGGGATTATGGTTAACAATGCCTCTGGTTACGCCAACCAAGCCGTGGCTGAATTGTCCCTTGGGCTAACCTTAGCCCTCTACCGTCATCTTCAAGCCAATGACCAAGAAACCCGCAAGGGCAGCCAATTAAGCCAAGTATATCAAGGTCGGGAATTGGCTGGTAAAACGGTTGGGATTATCGGAACTGGATCGATTGGTTTAGCCACCGCTGCTCTCTTTAAGGCCTTTGGGGCGAATTTGATTGCCTACAGCCGCAGCGAAAAAGAAGAAGCCAAGGCTTTAGGAATTGAATACCATAGTTTAGAAGAAGTGATGGCTGAAAGTGATATTGTTTCCATCCACCTACCGAATAACGCCCAAACTAAAGGTATGATTTCTAAGGAAATGATCGGAAAAATGAAGTCATCGGCAGTTTTAATTAACGTGGCCCGAGGACCAATTGTGGATAATGAAGCTCTAGCCCAAGCCCTTAACGATGAGAAGATTGCTGGGGCAGGCATTGATGTCTTTGATAGTGAACCACCATTGACAGATGATTACCCACTTCTCCACGCTAAAAATATTCAACTCACTCCCCATGTGGGCTATTTAACCGATGAAGCCATGGTAAAATTAGCCAAAACTGCCTTTGATAATATTTATCATTACCTCAAGGATGATCCGCAAAATATCGTGACCGAATAG
- a CDS encoding nitronate monooxygenase family protein, with protein MKEQGKKKVIKKVSSALRKDIIMVPEVIEEAPGIQIFGRTIKSLLFSTDVATITYSNADAILAVYPFTPHPSIISAILQVASQPVFAGVGGGKTQGMRSVEIALLSEAEGALGVVCNAPMPIETIQAIEDRIDSPIISTVISEYDLLSKLNSGVDILNVANGRHTVELVKRVRDQFPDIPIIATGGKSEENIKRVIEAGADAISWTPPTNAELFQEVMDNYRDKSEERFMSNHDGLTLDAYEDKYNL; from the coding sequence ATGAAAGAACAAGGCAAAAAGAAAGTTATCAAAAAAGTCAGTTCCGCTTTAAGAAAAGATATTATTATGGTGCCGGAAGTGATTGAAGAGGCGCCCGGTATTCAGATATTTGGTCGTACCATTAAATCTCTACTATTTTCTACCGATGTCGCGACCATTACTTACTCTAATGCGGACGCTATCCTAGCGGTCTATCCTTTTACGCCTCATCCCAGCATTATTTCCGCGATCTTACAAGTCGCTTCTCAACCAGTTTTTGCTGGCGTAGGCGGGGGCAAGACTCAGGGCATGCGGAGCGTTGAAATCGCCTTGCTTTCAGAAGCGGAAGGGGCTTTAGGCGTGGTATGTAATGCCCCTATGCCAATTGAAACCATCCAAGCCATAGAGGATCGGATCGATTCCCCAATTATTTCTACCGTGATTTCAGAATATGACTTGCTTTCCAAGTTGAATAGCGGGGTAGATATTCTTAATGTTGCCAATGGCCGGCACACCGTGGAATTAGTCAAGCGGGTTCGTGATCAATTTCCTGATATCCCTATTATTGCCACCGGCGGAAAATCCGAAGAAAATATAAAAAGGGTCATTGAAGCTGGGGCTGATGCGATTTCTTGGACCCCACCAACAAATGCTGAACTCTTCCAAGAAGTGATGGATAATTACCGGGATAAATCGGAAGAGCGCTTTATGTCCAACCATGACGGCCTCACCCTAGACGCTTATGAGGATAAGTATAATTTATAA
- a CDS encoding sucrose-specific PTS transporter subunit IIBC: MNHKQVAQDIADALGKDNLLAAAHCATRLRLVLKDSQAVDQEAIDNNEGVKGTFEVNGQYQIIIGTGDVDKVYKELTAITGVQEASTEDIKAVAQSQEKSNPFMQLTKLLSDIFVPILPALVAGGLLLALNNLLTSPFGGVALVERSAVIADLSGMLGVIAGAPFTFLPVLLGFSATKRFGGNPYLGAAIGMAMVMPSLVSGYEVATVTAAGEMPYWDIFGFKIAQAGYQGQVLPVLAVAWILARLENFFHDHIHPAFDFTFTPMLAIIITGFLTFAIVGPLMRNVSDALTYGLTWLYEATGALGMGILGLFYSPIVITGLHQSFPAVETTLIANQATTGGSFIFPVASMANIAQGAACLAVMVITRNEKQKGVASSASVSALLGITEPAIFGINLKLRYPFYCAMIASGIASACLGFFHVLAVSLGSAGFLGIISIDSNSWIPFLVGVAISFISAFLLTFFYGKHSNKEAEKSEAAALQAEEAAESKPSQANRSGLEADIVLPAVASGQVNALKEVDDPVFSQEMMGKGIAIDPSDGKIYSPLDGTLTVAYDTKHAYGLTGDNGVEVLIHIGIDTVNLQGQYFTSQVSQGQAVKRGDLLGTFDIEGIKSAGYDPTVMEIITNTGDYQSVTAVRESGATLANEDLLTITNPS, encoded by the coding sequence ATGAATCACAAACAAGTTGCTCAAGATATTGCTGACGCACTTGGTAAGGATAACCTCCTTGCTGCTGCTCACTGTGCAACCCGCTTACGCTTAGTTTTAAAAGATAGTCAAGCTGTTGACCAAGAAGCGATTGATAATAACGAAGGGGTCAAAGGGACCTTTGAAGTGAACGGTCAGTACCAAATCATTATCGGTACCGGCGATGTCGATAAGGTGTATAAAGAACTAACTGCCATTACCGGTGTCCAAGAAGCCTCAACCGAAGATATTAAGGCGGTCGCCCAGTCCCAAGAAAAAAGTAATCCCTTCATGCAGTTGACCAAACTCTTATCGGATATCTTTGTGCCGATCTTGCCGGCCTTAGTTGCAGGGGGCTTACTTCTCGCTTTAAATAATCTCTTAACTTCACCCTTTGGAGGAGTAGCTCTGGTCGAACGCTCAGCTGTTATTGCTGACCTTTCTGGAATGCTAGGGGTTATTGCGGGAGCACCCTTCACTTTCTTACCGGTTCTTCTCGGTTTCTCAGCGACCAAGCGTTTTGGCGGCAATCCTTACCTAGGAGCAGCCATTGGTATGGCTATGGTGATGCCGTCCTTAGTGAGTGGCTATGAGGTTGCCACAGTAACCGCGGCTGGAGAAATGCCTTATTGGGACATTTTTGGTTTTAAAATTGCTCAGGCTGGCTACCAAGGGCAAGTCCTGCCTGTCTTAGCAGTCGCTTGGATATTGGCCCGATTAGAAAACTTCTTCCACGACCATATCCATCCCGCCTTTGATTTTACCTTTACTCCTATGTTAGCCATCATTATCACTGGCTTTCTAACCTTTGCTATTGTCGGTCCGCTGATGCGGAATGTTTCCGATGCCTTAACCTATGGCTTGACCTGGTTGTATGAAGCGACTGGCGCATTAGGTATGGGAATATTAGGGCTCTTCTATTCACCAATCGTGATTACAGGGCTCCATCAAAGTTTCCCCGCCGTGGAGACTACCTTAATTGCTAACCAAGCCACAACAGGAGGCTCCTTTATCTTCCCAGTGGCATCTATGGCGAATATTGCTCAAGGGGCAGCCTGTTTAGCGGTGATGGTGATTACCCGTAATGAAAAACAAAAAGGGGTCGCTTCTTCAGCTTCAGTGTCCGCCTTACTCGGAATTACTGAACCAGCGATTTTTGGGATCAACCTCAAATTACGTTATCCTTTCTACTGTGCCATGATTGCTTCAGGAATTGCCTCAGCTTGTTTAGGTTTCTTCCATGTTTTAGCTGTTTCTTTAGGCTCAGCCGGTTTCCTTGGCATTATTTCTATTGATTCGAATTCTTGGATTCCTTTCTTAGTTGGAGTGGCTATTAGTTTTATCTCTGCTTTCTTATTAACCTTCTTCTATGGAAAGCACTCCAATAAAGAAGCCGAAAAATCAGAAGCAGCAGCCCTCCAAGCCGAAGAAGCCGCAGAAAGTAAGCCTAGCCAGGCGAATCGCTCAGGACTTGAAGCTGACATTGTTTTACCTGCAGTCGCTAGTGGCCAAGTCAACGCCTTAAAAGAAGTGGATGACCCTGTCTTTTCTCAAGAAATGATGGGCAAGGGGATTGCCATTGATCCAAGTGATGGCAAGATCTATTCACCCCTCGATGGAACCCTGACTGTGGCCTATGACACCAAGCATGCTTACGGTTTAACTGGGGATAATGGAGTGGAAGTCTTGATTCATATTGGTATTGATACCGTCAACTTACAGGGCCAATATTTCACTTCCCAAGTCAGCCAAGGTCAAGCGGTTAAACGCGGCGACCTCCTAGGAACTTTTGATATTGAAGGCATTAAGTCAGCAGGCTATGATCCTACGGTGATGGAAATTATTACCAATACTGGAGATTATCAATCCGTCACCGCTGTGAGAGAAAGTGGAGCGACTTTAGCTAATGAAGACCTTCTAACAATCACTAACCCCTCTTAA
- a CDS encoding sucrose-6-phosphate hydrolase yields MTQDPKWTRQLRYQAYEDWPSDYLGQLKEKVAHSPWRQHYHVQPESGLLNDPNGFSYYNGRWQLFYQYYPMGPVHGLKSWYHLSSKDLVHWKDHGIALAPDSPYDSHGVYSGSALPVDDQLFLFYTGNARDRDWQRHPYQVGAWMDKDYQFTKIDPPLIRAVEEGYTDHFRDPQIFPYQDGYLMILGAQTEALKGQILVYQGDNLKDWNFFGPLKLTSGESAYMMECPNYVKVDGKDLLIFCPQGLDQDELNYQNIYPNTYLVSEAIDWENLALNEPSSIKNLDDGFDVYATQAFNAPDGRALAVSWLGLPDLTYPDADWGWTSVMSLVKELHFDQGHLHQRPVKEMESLRQSPIAIKETLESGQAWTYDPEDNAYEINCSLAADSKLDFLIMSDEKEAAALHIDVDVPAGRLTVTRTNQGELVNPEYGQVRESHFKGGEDLQLQIFIDASSFEIFVQDGCKVLSGRIFPKKGQSQLIIKGSGRLGGRIYPLENINK; encoded by the coding sequence ATGACACAAGATCCCAAATGGACCCGGCAATTGCGTTACCAAGCCTATGAAGACTGGCCAAGTGACTATCTGGGTCAGCTTAAAGAAAAAGTTGCCCACAGCCCCTGGCGCCAACACTACCACGTCCAACCAGAAAGTGGCCTACTCAATGATCCCAATGGTTTTTCCTATTACAATGGTCGCTGGCAGCTTTTCTACCAATACTATCCAATGGGACCCGTCCATGGGCTCAAGTCCTGGTACCATCTCTCCTCCAAAGATCTAGTCCATTGGAAAGATCACGGGATTGCCCTAGCACCCGATTCTCCCTACGATAGTCACGGAGTCTATTCAGGATCTGCCCTCCCCGTGGATGACCAGCTCTTTCTCTTCTACACAGGGAATGCTCGCGATAGGGACTGGCAACGCCATCCTTACCAGGTCGGCGCCTGGATGGATAAGGACTATCAATTCACTAAAATCGATCCACCCCTCATTAGAGCAGTTGAAGAGGGCTATACTGATCATTTTCGTGACCCGCAGATCTTCCCCTACCAAGACGGCTATCTGATGATACTGGGCGCCCAAACCGAAGCGCTTAAAGGCCAAATCCTAGTCTACCAAGGCGACAATCTTAAGGACTGGAACTTTTTCGGTCCCCTAAAATTAACTAGCGGAGAAAGTGCCTATATGATGGAATGTCCCAATTATGTGAAAGTGGATGGGAAAGACCTGCTGATCTTTTGCCCGCAAGGCTTGGACCAGGATGAACTCAACTATCAAAACATCTATCCCAATACTTATTTAGTCTCCGAGGCCATTGATTGGGAGAACTTGGCACTGAATGAGCCTAGTTCTATAAAGAATCTTGACGATGGCTTCGATGTTTATGCCACTCAGGCCTTTAACGCGCCTGACGGTCGGGCTTTAGCCGTGTCTTGGTTAGGTTTACCAGACCTGACTTACCCCGACGCGGACTGGGGCTGGACCTCGGTCATGAGTTTGGTCAAGGAACTCCATTTTGACCAGGGTCATCTCCACCAACGACCAGTCAAAGAAATGGAGAGCCTGCGCCAAAGCCCTATCGCCATCAAGGAGACACTAGAATCAGGTCAAGCGTGGACCTATGATCCCGAAGACAATGCCTACGAAATAAATTGTTCATTGGCCGCTGACTCCAAGCTTGACTTTTTAATCATGAGTGATGAGAAAGAAGCTGCCGCCCTTCACATTGACGTGGACGTTCCAGCGGGCAGACTCACGGTGACACGGACCAACCAGGGCGAACTCGTCAATCCTGAATACGGCCAAGTCCGGGAAAGTCACTTTAAGGGCGGAGAAGACCTCCAGCTACAAATCTTTATCGATGCCTCTTCCTTTGAAATTTTTGTCCAAGACGGCTGTAAAGTCCTTAGCGGCAGAATTTTCCCCAAAAAAGGACAAAGTCAGCTTATAATAAAGGGAAGTGGTCGTTTAGGGGGCAGGATCTATCCCCTAGAAAATATTAACAAGTAA